One segment of Carya illinoinensis cultivar Pawnee chromosome 1, C.illinoinensisPawnee_v1, whole genome shotgun sequence DNA contains the following:
- the LOC122279673 gene encoding uncharacterized protein LOC122279673 encodes MDKAWIHIDDRLHSREYEEGVRQFLAMAVAHTPTTDQIRCPCRRCRNRAFHSIRTVEDHLFLRGFDPTYQCWIFHGEDDPFLSTPLSDEEQNDTFDFGEYPDDLDEMLDDIHRGSYMGSHWQRDGDVNVDDQPSTSNSQTNFTFEQLVADARRPLYPSCKQFSKLSFIVKLLHIKSIGSWTVKSFDMVIKLLQEAFPEALFPDSYADARRLERGLGFSYEKIHVCPNDCALFWKENATYNECPKCQASRWEQSTSPARRIPKKVLRYFPLKPRLQRLYMSKKTAQAMRWHVEGRVDDPTCMRHPSDSRVWKDFDNKHHMFSQDPRNVRLGLASDGFNPFNNMSRPYSIWPVLLVPYNLPPWSCMKDPYTMLSLLIPGPKSLGNDIDVFLRPLIDELKELWEEGVRTYDAYSGQNFTLHAALLWTINDFPAYANLSGWSTKGKMAFPYCTADTNSQWLVYGRKHCYMGHRRWLPVGHTWRRKKNAFNGFEEHRLQPTRVDGEELLEQLSLISHVEFGKSTSKRKRTPNQLNWTKKSIFFELPYWLSLGLRHNLDVMHIEKNICDNILGTLLNIEGKTKDSANARRDLANLGIRKELHLQHEGDRVTMGLGCYMLNGNERKAFCALLSKVKFPDGFASNIGRCINASDGKISGMKSHDCHVFLQALLPVVIGGFLRADVRQALIELSGFFKELCSRTLNISVLDRLKANIPIILCKLEMIFPPAFFDIMLHLSIHLPEAALLAGPVQYIWMYPFERYLGKFKRYVRNKARPEGSIAEAYVHLECLTFCSMYLHDIETKFNRDERNSDVLEGSVETGNINRLSVFSQKVRPLGPPHSHILADSLMVNARWEHYNKMKEEDPDNIDRRHQSQFPSWFRSHIRELRAVSPTEVTDEIYALACGPDPCVASYAGCIMNGVRFHTQERERHRRTQNCGVVVHGEHQGSPVEFYGLLHDIIEIRYMGWRKVYLFQCTWYDVGDPRRGIRVRDHLTLVNTVRQWYKDELFALASQAMQVFYLPDPILGGSWQVVQKVTSRNVYNIPPVVVAPDDDDSSGGDFEDEEHNIEANYPPILDLDEAIFDPLNRVDEENLPVDVEHLSRLQPSQPVEDDVFIDHSPIRENMGMEDLSANDNSDSETVYHLNGGTDDDDGNPYLLVF; translated from the exons ATGGATAAGGCTTGGATCCATATTGATGATAGATTGCATTCTCGTGAGTATGAAGAAGGTGTTAGACAATTCCTCGCTATGGCCGTAGCACACACTCCAACCACTGATcagattaggtgtccatgtagaAGATGTCGTAATAGAGCTTTCCACTCCATTCGTACTGTTGAAGATCATTTGTTCCTTAGAGGGTTTGATCCAACTTATCAATGTTGGAtattccatggagaagatgatccttTCCTTTCCACTCCTTTGTCTGATGAAGAACAAAATGACACCTTCGATTTCGGTGAATATCCAGATGATCTGGacgagatgttagatgacattcATCGTGGCTCATATATGGGAAGTCACTGGCAAAGGGACGGAGATGTAAACGTGGATGATCAACCATCCACCTCTAATTCTCAAACAAACTTTACTTTCGAGCAGTTGGTCGCTGATGCACGACGTCCACTTTATCCTTCATGTAAGCAGTTCTCGAAGTTGTCATTCATCGTCAAGCTGCTTCACATCAAGAGCATTGGTAGTTGGACCGTGAAGAGCTTCGATATGGTCATAAAGCTTTTGCAAGAGGCATTTCCGGAAGCTTTATTCCCTGATTCATATGCCGATGCTCGTCGCTTGGAGCGTGGCTTGGGGTTTAGTTACGAAAAGATACATGTGTGCCCGAATGATTGTGCtttgttttggaaggaaaatgcaacCTACAATGAATGCCCTAAATGTCAAGCATCTAGGTGGGAGCAAAGCACAAGTCCCGCTCGAAGGATACCGAAAAAAGTCCTCCGATATTTTCCGCTGAAGCCTCGGTTGCAGAGGCTATATATGTCCAAGAAGACAGCCCAGGCCATGAGATGGCATGTAGAAGGACGTGTTGACGATCCGACATGCATGCGACATCCATCAGATTCTAGGGTTTGGAAGGACTTTGATAACAAACATCATATGTTTTCCCAAGATCCTCGGAATGTTAGACTTGGTTTGGCCAGTGATGGGTTTAATCCTTTCAATAACATGAGCAGACCATACAGCATTTGGCCCGTACTTCTTGTACCTTACAACTTGCCCCcatggtcatgcatgaaagatccatacacCATGTTGTCGTTGCTAATCCCTGGGCCTAAGTCACTAGGTAATGATATTGATGTGTTCTTGCGTCCTCTCATCGATGAGTTGAAGGAATTATGGGAAGAGGGTGTTCGTACCTATGATGCGTACAGTGGGCAAAACTTTACACTGCATGCAGCTCTACTGTGGACTATCAATGACTTCCCTGCATACGCCAATCTTTCCGGGTGGAGCACAAAAGGCAAGATGGCATTTCCATATTGTACAGctgacacaaattcacaatggtTGGTATATGGCCGCAAACATTGctacatgggtcatcgacgatgGTTGCCCGTAGGGCACACATGGAGACGCAAAAAAAATGCGTTTAATGGATTTGAAGAGCACAGACTTCAACCAACAAGAGTCGATGGAGAGGAATTGCTTGAACAACTAAGTCTGATATCACATGTTGAGTTTGGTAAATCTACTTCAAAGAGGAAACGAACGCCCAATCAGCtaaattggaccaaaaaatccatattttttgaacttcccTATTGGTTATCCTTGGGTTTGAGACATAACCtggatgttatgcatattgagaaaaacataTGTGATAACATCTTGGGAACATTATTGAATATTGAAGGGAAAACTAAGGACTCTGCCAATGCGCGTAGGGATTTGGCAAACCTTGGAATAAGGAAAGAGTTGCACTTACAACATGAGGGCGATCGTGTAACCATGGGCCTTGGTTGTTACATGTTAAATGGAAATGAGCGAAAGGCTTTTTGTGCATTGTTGTCAAAAGTTAAATTCCCTGATGGGTTTGCCTCGAATATAGGCCGGTGTATAAATGCTAGTGACGGAAAGATTAGTGGAATGAAGAGCCATGACTGTCATGTCTTTTTGCAAGCATTGCTACCGGTTGTGATTGGTGGGTTCTTACGGGCCGATGTGCGTCAAGCATTGATAGAGTTGAGTGGCTTCTTCAAAGAGTTATGTTCCCGGACTTTGAACATATCAGTATTAGATCGTCTTAAAGCTAATATCCCCATCATTCTAtgcaaactagaaatgatattccctccaGCTTTTTTTGATATAATGCTGCACCTTTCTATTCACTTGCCAGAGGCGGCTCTACTAGCAGGACCCGTGCAATACATATGGATGTATCCCTTTGAGAGGTATCTAGGGAAGTTCAAGCGTTACGTCCGCAACAAAGCCCGTCCTGAAGGCTCAATTGCTGAGGCATATGTGCATCTCGAGTGCCTAACATTTTGCTCAATGTACCTCCATGATATAGAAACGAAATTTAATCGGGACGAACGCAATAGTGATGTACTTGAAGGTTCGGTTGAGACGGGAAATATAAATCGTTTATCTGTTTTCTCACAAAAGGTTAGACCATTGGGGCCACCGCACTCGCACATATTAGCCGACTCACTAATGGTCAACGCCCGATG GGAGCACTATAATAAGATGAAAGAAGAGGACCCTGATAACATCGACCGTAGGCACCAGAGTCAGTTTCCATCGTGGTTTAGATCACAC ATTCGAGAGCTGCGTGCAGTTAGCCCAACTGAGGTAACCGATGAGATATATGCATTAGCATGTGGTCCAGATCCGTGTGTAGCGTCTTATGCCGGATGCATAATGAATGGTGTTCGATTTCATACTCAAGAGCGTGAAAGGCATCGGCGCACTCAAAACTGTGGGGTTGTTGTTCATGGCGAGCATCAGGGGTCCCCAGTTGAATTCTACGGTTTGTTGCATGATATTATAGAAAtacgctacatgggttggcgtaagGTTTATCTATTTCAATGCACTTGGTATGATGTTGGGGACCCGAGAAGGGGGATACGTGTAAGGGACCATCTAACTTTAGTGAATACTGTtaggcaatggtataaagatgagttGTTCGCCCTTGCGAGCCAAGCGATGCAAGTCTTTTATTTGCCTGATCCGATTTTGGGTGGAAGTTGGCAGGTAGTCCAAAAGGTTACAAGTAGGAATGTTTACAACATCCCTCCTGTAGTTGTGGCCCCAGATGATGATGATTCATCAGGGGGTGATTTTGAAGATGAGGAGCACAATATCGAAGCCAACTATCCCCCTATCCTCGATCTTGATGAAGCCATCTTTGATCCCTTGAACCGAGTTGATGAAGAGAATTTGCCCGTAGACGTAGAACACCTCTCGCGTCTTCAACCGTCCCAACCAGTTGAAGACGATGTCTTCATTGACCATAGCCCAATTCGTGAAAACATGGGAATGGAGGACCTAAGTGCCAACGATAACTCTGATAGCGAGACCGTGTATCATCTGAATGGGGGGACAGATGATGATGACGGTAATCcatatttgttagttttttag